Part of the Nocardia farcinica genome, CGCGCGCAGGTCGAGGACCTGCTCGGGCGGGTGCGGGTGGTGGCCGAGCGCGGACGGCCGGGCGGATACGACCGCGATTGCGGCCGGGGCGGCGGATGCGTGTTCGGGCCGGCCTGGACCGACGACCACGGCGGAGCCGAGGGGCACAACGGCTGCGACACCCGCAACGACGTGCTGGCGGCGCAGCTGAGCGACGTGCGGTACCGGGAGGGCACCCGGGACTGCGTGGTGGTGGCGGGAACCCTGCGCGACCCCTACACCGGGCGCCTGCTGGAGTTCCGCAAGGCCGACGCGCGTGACGTGCAGATCGATCACGTGTATCCGCTGGCGGCGGCCTGGGATCTCGGGGCCGCCGGCTGGAGCCCGGAACAGCGCGTGCGCTTCGCCAATGACACGGTGACCAACCTGCTCGCCACCGCGGGCGCGGTCAACCAGGCGAAAGGGGATGCCACGCCGGCCGAGTGGCTGCCCCCGGCGCGCGCGAACCACTGCTTCTACGCGGGCAAGTACCTCACCGTCGCGGTGCGCTACGACCTGCCGGTCACCGCCGCCGACAACGCGGTGCTGCACGCCATCGCGCGCACCTGCCCCTGAGCGCAGCGGCGGATCAGTCGCCCGTCGCCACCGGGCGCTTGGGGTCGTTGGACCACTGCGACCACGAGCCGGGGTAGAGGGCGGCGTCGATGCCCGCGACCGCCAGCGCCGCGATCTGGTGCGCGGCCGTGACGCCCGACCCGCAGTAGACCGCGAACGGACCGGCGCCGTACCGCCCGAACCGGGCGCGCAACCGGTCCGGATCGTGGAAACGCCCGGTCTCGTCCAGGTTCTCGGCCGTCGGCGCGCTCACCGCGCCGGGGATGTGGCCCGCCTGCGGGTCCACGGGCTCCACCTCGCCGCGGTAGCGTTCCGCCGCGCGCGCGTCGAGCAGCACACCCGGCCACTTCGCGGCGCCGTCGGCGTCGACGACGGGCAGGTTGCCCGCGGTGAGGGTGACGTCGCCCGGCTCGGGATCGGGTTCGGCGCCGGTGGCCGTCGCCCCGCCGGCCGCCGTCCACGCGGGCAGCCCGCCGTCGAGGATGCGCACGTCGGCCAGCCCCGCCCAGCGCAGCAGCCACCACGCCCGCGCCGCCGCCATCCCGCCCGTGGCGTCGTAGACGACCACCGGGTCACCCTCGCGAATACCCCAGCTGCGCGCACACTTCTGCAGCGCGGCGAGATCGGGTAGCGGATGCCGCCCGCGGGCCGGTGAGGGCGGCGCGGCCAGTTCGGTCTCCAGGTCCACGAACACCGCGCCCGGGATGTGGCCGTCGAGATAGTGCTGCGGGCCGTCCGGGTCCCCGAGCGCCCAGCGCACATCCAGTAGCCGTACCCGCTTGTCCGCCAATTCCTTCCGCAGTTCCTCCGCGGAGATCAGTACCGCGCTCAACCCCAGCTCCTCGTCCAGTCACCCTCGCGCGCCGACCCGGACCACCCTACGCACCGATGGGCGCGCGCGAGCGACTTCTCGCGTCCGGCCGCTACAACCGGCTCAGCAGCGTGAGCGGATCGGTCAGCAGACCCGCGACCGTGGCGAGGAAACGGGCCGCGAGTTCGCCGTCGATGAGCCGGTGGTCGAAGCTCAGCCCGAGCGTGGTGACCCAGCGGACCGCCAGCTCGTCGGCCACCACCCACGGCCGCCTGCCGATCGCGCCCAGGCACAGGATCGCCGCCTCCCCCGGATTGACCAGCGGCACACCGGAATCCACGCCGAAAACGCCGACGTTGGTGATCGTGAAGGTGCCACCGGTGAGGTCGGCCGGGGTGGCGGTGCCCGCCCGGGCGGCCTCGATCGTCCGGCCGATCTCGGCACACAACTCGCGCAGGCTCAGC contains:
- a CDS encoding HNH endonuclease family protein, translated to MAVVASAVAGCGQVRVGQVEPAPGSPTRAQVEDLLGRVRVVAERGRPGGYDRDCGRGGGCVFGPAWTDDHGGAEGHNGCDTRNDVLAAQLSDVRYREGTRDCVVVAGTLRDPYTGRLLEFRKADARDVQIDHVYPLAAAWDLGAAGWSPEQRVRFANDTVTNLLATAGAVNQAKGDATPAEWLPPARANHCFYAGKYLTVAVRYDLPVTAADNAVLHAIARTCP
- a CDS encoding sulfurtransferase, which gives rise to MSAVLISAEELRKELADKRVRLLDVRWALGDPDGPQHYLDGHIPGAVFVDLETELAAPPSPARGRHPLPDLAALQKCARSWGIREGDPVVVYDATGGMAAARAWWLLRWAGLADVRILDGGLPAWTAAGGATATGAEPDPEPGDVTLTAGNLPVVDADGAAKWPGVLLDARAAERYRGEVEPVDPQAGHIPGAVSAPTAENLDETGRFHDPDRLRARFGRYGAGPFAVYCGSGVTAAHQIAALAVAGIDAALYPGSWSQWSNDPKRPVATGD